A region of Streptomyces deccanensis DNA encodes the following proteins:
- a CDS encoding (Fe-S)-binding protein → MQLAAIIVSLVLTVVGVALIARAVAQIYRFVKLGQPVPAGSRTDDPKARTITLVKEFLGHTRMNRWGIVGFAHWFVAIGFLTLPPTLAQAYGQLFQADWTLPVIGGFLPFEMYIEFIGVMTILGILVLIAIRLLNLPSRAGRKSRFAGSKAWQAYFVEYVILTIGLAIYALRGLEGAIHHVDHYEAGYFASYPLVLAFKDLDPSTLQNLIYFVAMIKIGTSLIWMITVSLNTNMGVAWHRFLGFPNIWFKRNADGATALGGLQPMTSGGKPIDFADPGDDDVFGVSQVEQFSWKGILDFSTCTECGRCQSQCPAWNTGKPLSPKLLIMSLRDHAHAKAPYLLAGGGKTMEGEEKASEEQLKDVPSAALAEAERPLIGTVEENGVIDPDVLWSCTTCGACVEQCPVDIEHVDHIVDMRRYQVMIESAFPSEAGTMLKNLEKKGNPWGLAKKQRLEWLKEVEFEVPVVGKDIEDLSEVEYLYWVGCAGALEDRAKKTTKAFAELLHMAGVKFAIMGGDEKCTGDSARRLGNEPLFQELGMENVMALNMAFGEEMDDDGKVTPESAKPKSAKKIVATCPHCLNTLGNEYPQLGGDYEVIHHTQLLQHLIDEGKLIPVTPVEGLITYHDPCYLGRHNKIYTPPREIMTAVPGLRQQEMHRHKERGFCCGAGGARMWMEERIGKRINNERVDEALSLNPDIVSTACPFCLVMLTDSVNGKKNEGKAKESVTVVDVAQLLLESVKTPVPDDEPPAGAAETESEPEPQPVK, encoded by the coding sequence ATGCAACTCGCCGCGATCATCGTGTCGCTGGTCCTGACCGTGGTCGGCGTCGCGCTGATCGCCCGAGCCGTGGCGCAGATCTACCGGTTCGTGAAGCTCGGTCAGCCGGTGCCGGCGGGCAGCCGTACGGACGACCCGAAGGCGCGCACGATCACCCTGGTCAAGGAGTTCCTCGGCCACACCCGGATGAACCGGTGGGGGATCGTCGGCTTCGCCCACTGGTTCGTCGCGATCGGCTTCCTGACGCTGCCGCCCACCCTCGCCCAGGCGTATGGCCAGCTGTTCCAGGCCGACTGGACGCTGCCGGTCATCGGCGGCTTCCTGCCGTTCGAGATGTACATCGAGTTCATCGGTGTGATGACGATCCTCGGCATCCTCGTGCTGATCGCCATCCGGCTGCTCAACCTGCCCTCCCGGGCGGGCCGCAAGTCGCGTTTCGCGGGCTCCAAGGCCTGGCAGGCGTACTTCGTCGAGTACGTCATCCTCACCATCGGCCTGGCGATCTACGCCCTGCGCGGCCTCGAGGGCGCCATCCACCACGTGGACCACTACGAGGCCGGCTACTTCGCCTCGTACCCGCTGGTCCTCGCGTTCAAGGACCTCGACCCCAGCACCCTGCAGAACCTGATCTACTTCGTCGCGATGATCAAGATCGGCACCTCGCTGATCTGGATGATCACGGTCTCGCTGAACACCAACATGGGTGTCGCCTGGCACCGCTTCCTCGGCTTCCCGAACATCTGGTTCAAGCGGAACGCCGACGGCGCCACGGCGCTGGGCGGTCTCCAGCCGATGACCTCCGGCGGCAAGCCGATCGACTTCGCCGACCCCGGTGACGACGACGTCTTCGGCGTCTCCCAGGTCGAGCAGTTCTCCTGGAAGGGCATCCTCGACTTCTCGACCTGCACCGAGTGCGGTCGCTGCCAGTCGCAGTGCCCCGCCTGGAACACCGGCAAGCCGCTCTCCCCCAAGCTGCTGATCATGTCGCTGCGCGACCACGCGCACGCCAAGGCCCCCTACCTCCTCGCCGGTGGCGGCAAGACCATGGAGGGCGAGGAGAAGGCGTCCGAGGAGCAGCTCAAGGACGTGCCCTCCGCGGCTCTCGCGGAGGCCGAGCGCCCGCTGATCGGGACCGTCGAGGAGAACGGCGTCATCGACCCGGACGTCCTGTGGTCCTGCACCACCTGCGGCGCCTGCGTCGAGCAGTGCCCGGTCGACATCGAGCACGTCGACCACATCGTCGACATGCGCCGCTACCAGGTGATGATCGAGTCCGCGTTCCCGTCCGAGGCGGGCACGATGCTCAAGAACCTGGAGAAGAAGGGCAACCCCTGGGGCCTGGCGAAGAAGCAGCGCCTGGAGTGGCTCAAGGAGGTCGAGTTCGAGGTCCCGGTCGTCGGCAAGGACATCGAGGACCTCTCCGAGGTCGAGTACCTGTACTGGGTCGGCTGCGCCGGCGCCCTGGAGGACCGCGCCAAGAAGACCACCAAGGCCTTCGCGGAACTGCTGCACATGGCGGGCGTCAAGTTCGCCATCATGGGCGGCGACGAGAAGTGCACCGGTGACTCCGCCCGCCGCCTCGGCAACGAGCCCCTGTTCCAGGAGCTCGGCATGGAGAACGTCATGGCGCTGAACATGGCGTTCGGCGAGGAGATGGACGACGACGGCAAGGTCACCCCGGAGTCGGCCAAGCCGAAGTCGGCGAAGAAGATCGTCGCCACCTGCCCGCACTGCCTCAACACCCTCGGCAACGAGTACCCGCAGCTCGGCGGCGACTACGAGGTCATCCACCACACCCAGCTGCTCCAGCACCTGATCGACGAGGGCAAGCTGATCCCGGTGACCCCGGTCGAGGGCCTGATCACCTACCACGACCCCTGCTACCTGGGCCGTCACAACAAGATCTACACGCCGCCGCGCGAGATCATGACCGCCGTCCCGGGCCTGCGCCAGCAGGAGATGCACCGCCACAAGGAGCGCGGCTTCTGCTGTGGCGCCGGTGGCGCGCGGATGTGGATGGAGGAGCGGATCGGCAAGCGCATCAACAACGAGCGCGTCGACGAGGCCCTCTCCCTCAACCCGGACATCGTCTCCACCGCCTGCCCGTTCTGCCTCGTCATGCTGACCGACTCGGTCAACGGCAAGAAGAACGAGGGCAAGGCCAAGGAGTCCGTCACGGTCGTCGACGTCGCCCAGCTGCTGCTGGAGTCCGTCAAGACCCCGGTTCCCGACGACGAGCCCCCGGCGGGCGCGGCCGAGACGGAGTCCGAGCCGGAGCCGCAGCCGGTGAAGTAG